A single window of Pieris rapae chromosome 4, ilPieRapa1.1, whole genome shotgun sequence DNA harbors:
- the LOC111003032 gene encoding cysteine sulfinic acid decarboxylase, with protein sequence MPADSVIVAGEKTEEVLFQSLTDRSKHEDFLRRAVEFLMERVVFARSNRSSKVVEWAAPEDIKKIIDLKPREEPVSHEQLLTFMADVARYSVNTAHPYFVNQLFSSVDPYGLIGQWLTDALNPSVYTFEVAPVFTLMEEEVLKEMRKIVGWVDGDGIFCPGGSISNGYAISCARFHQFPQIKTKGVYSVPNLVLFTSELAHYSTKKLSSFMGIGSDNCVTVKADKCGKMDVIDLETKITGAINQGSTPFMVTATSGTTVFGAFDPLIPISTICKKYGIWLHVDAAWGGGALMSRKHRHLLKGIELADSVTWNPHKLLAAPQQCSAFLIRHKNLLAQGHSSNAQYLFQKDKFYDTSYDTGDKHIQCGRRADVLKFWFMWKAKGSEGFEKHIDKVFDNAHYFLQHIRHREGFKLVLDKPECTNIMFWYIPKCLRGRENDPDYNERLHKVAPKIKEKMIKEGSMMVTYQPQGTLVNFFRIVFQNSALDHKDMVYFANEFDRLGSDIIV encoded by the exons atgcctgCCGATTCAGTTATTGTAGCGGGGGAAAAGACAGAAGAAGTTCTCTTCCAAAGCCTTACAGACAGGTCAAAGCATGAGGACTTTTTGCGACGCGCCGTGGAATTTTTGATGGAGAGAGTTGTCTTCGCAAGATCCAATCGATCATCAAAAGTTGTGGAGTGGGCTGCGCCTGAGGATATTAAGAAGATTATAGATTTAAAGCCTCGAGAAGAACCTGTTTCTCATGAGCAACTGTTGACGTTTATGGCTGAT GTTGCTCGTTATTCTGTAAATACGGCGCACCCGTATTTCGTAAACCAGCTCTTCTCTTCCGTGGACCCATACGGTCTCATTGGCCAGTGGTTGACAGATGCTCTTAATCCCAGCGTATATACCTTTGAAGTGGCCCCAGTCTTCACCTTAATGGAAGAAGAAGTTTTGAAAGAAATGAGAAAGATTGTAGGGTGGGTGGATGGAGATGGAATCTTTTGTCCTGGAGGTTCTATTTCCAATGGTTATGCGATCAGTTGTGCGCGATTTCATCAGTTTCCACAGATCAAG ACGAAAGGCGTATACTCAGTACCAAACCTGGTACTATTTACATCCGAGTTAGCACATTATTCTACTAAGAAGTTATCCTCGTTCATGGGAATTGGTAGTGACAATTGTGTTACAGTTAAAGCAGACAAATGTGGCAAAATGGATGTTATCGACTTGGAAACAAAGATCACAGGCGCCATAAACCAAGGTTCAACACCATTTATGGTGACCGCTACCTCTGGAACAACTGTGTTCGGAGCGTTCGATCCTTTAATCCCAATATCCACTATTTGCAAAAAGTACGGGATTTGGTTACATGTTGATGCGGCCTGGGGCGGCGGAGCCTTGATGTCAAGAAAACATAGACATCTTTTAAAAGGAATCGAGTT AGCCGATTCAGTAACATGGAAtccacataaattattagcaGCTCCGCAGCAGTGTTCCGCATTCCTAATCCGACACAAGAACCTACTTGCCCAGGGCCACTCGTCGAACGCTCAGTACCTTTTCCAAAAAGACAAATTTTACGATACGTCCTACGACACTGGCGACAAACATATCCAATGCGGAAGGCGAGCGGACGTCCTTAAATTTTGGTTCATGTGGAAAGCGAAAGGAAGTGAAGGGTTCGAGAAGCATATCGATAAAGTTTTTGACAACGCTCACTACTTCCTACAGCATATTAGACATCGAGAGGGATTCAAATTAGTTCTTGATAAACCAGAATGTACCAATATAATGTTTTGGTACATACCAAAGTGTCTTCGTGGGCGTGAAAATGACCCTGACTACAACGAAAGATTGCATAAGGTCGCGCCGaaaatcaaagagaaaatgaTCAAGGAAGGTTCTATGATGGTCACGTATCAGCCGCAAGGAACACTTGTAAATTTCTTTCGCATCGTTTTCCAAAATTCAGCCTTGGACCACAAGGATATGGTCTACTTTGCTAATGAGTTCGACCGTCTTGGTTcagatataattgtttaa
- the LOC111003030 gene encoding multiple C2 and transmembrane domain-containing protein produces the protein MEIEKHGRKEKDSIQSRHISKLHERVQTKYCEMQKKLEKAKSADLLACVNEDHTTLVPLNANILQQDKSHNFIATQKTVKVDDARENDSTSREIVYDEATISGSNTVPIVELLINDDNNIKKSENALLFDLSIKGSVESLAEVKDDALSDDSIEPSSAAPKSIRSRIRLRIREARKRKQEREKEKNDKNKRRNSYSNVEKLILSNTPKKDVTTRVTKKTKIATVTIALIEVVGFNVLEEEKPRYVGCRIRLGSEKRKSKIIKTNEPKVMFKELYHFNLYEDEHTLEIVVWDKDVNVGRHTIDLSRIEKEKTKKIQVPLDDSEIQIFYLLTISGISDINTVYNMYENVGEEAKNMRRKYKWYRLCDTSDVGWLNIIVYGAKGLTGNDCYCVLSLNNERVFTATDNKTNAPSWMKVFHFQVTDITSILEITVYDEKKGEEVGNISIPLLNIESGKKWYALKESTQRERAKGNNPRILLEMEMSWNLIKASLKVITPKEVNLMESDEKLDRHLLARNIARGRTIIMWVVDALRILKSCFEWQSRKANIISLICWLLFCYFFKTWMLPLLLLLPFFIYRPRTNGKKLLTKEEENILKEKEDKSLRQRIQDFQETIQTIQNFVGKVASLGESIKNLYNFSVPFVSFLAIFLISIIACIMFLIPLQYILMVWGIHKFTRKILKPNRVPHSEILDLLSRVPDDITLSNCQEIPLEEISDDNEF, from the exons atggaAATTGAAAAACATGGAAGGAAGGAAAAAGATTCAATACAGAGTAGACATATTTCCAAATTACACGAGAGAGtgcaaacaaaatattgtgaaaTGCAAAAGAAGTTAGAAAAAGCAAAGTCTGCAGATCTTTTAGCATGTGTTAACGAAGACCATACAACACTAGTACCACTAAATGCAAACATATTGCAACAGGATAAAAGTCATAATTTCATAGCAACGCAGAAGACTGTAAAAGTAGATGATGCTAGAGAAAATGATTCTACTTCCCGTGAAATTGTATATGACGAGGCTACAATTAGTGGTAGTAATACTGTTCCCATAGTGGAGTTGCTAATAAACGatgacaataatataaaaaagagcgAAAACGCATTACTCTTTGACTTGTCAATTAAGGGAAGTGTTGAAtc ACTAGCCGAAGTTAAAGATGACGCGTTAAGCGATGACTCAATAGAACCCTCGTCCGCAGCACCAAAATCAATCCGAAGTCGTATTCGCTTAAGAATAAGAGAAGCTAGAAAGAGAAAGCAGGAAAGAGAGAAAGAAAAGAacgataaaaacaaaagaagaaattCGTATAGTAATGTTGAAAAG CTGATTTTATCGAATACTCCAAAGAAAGACGTCACAACAAGGGTTACTAAGAAGACTAAAATTGCGACTGTCACCATTGCTCTAATAGAAGTTGTAGGGTTTAACGTACTTGAGGAAGAAAAGCCTCGATACGTTGGCTGTCGTATTAG attaGGATCAGAAAAACGTAAATCGAAAATTATTAAGACTAACGAGCCAAAAGTCATGTTTAAGGaattatatcattttaatttatacgagGATGAACATACATTAGAAATCGTTGTTTGGGACAAGGACGTGAATGTAGGAAG ACACACAATAGATCTGTCTagaatagaaaaagaaaaaactaaaaaaattcaagtaCCCTTAGATGATTcggaaattcaaatattttatttacttacaatcAGTGGAATTTCGGATATCAATACTGTGTacaatatgtatgaaaatgttGGAGAAGAAGCTAAAAATATGAGAAGAAAGTAT aaatggtATCGTCTATGCGACACATCAGATGTTGGATGGTTAAACATTATAGTTTATGGTGCAAAAGGCTTGACGGGAAATGACTGTTACTGTGTCCTCTCGTTGAACAATGAAAGGGTGTTTACAGCGACAGACAATAAAACTAATGCACCAAGTTGGATGAAAGTGTTTCATTT CCAAGTCACTGACATAACTTCAATCTTAGAGATAACAGTTTACGATGAAAAGAAGGGCGAGGAGGTgggaaatatttcaataccTCTTCTGAACATTGAGTCTGGGAAAAAATGGTACGCATTGAAAGAAAGCACGCAACGCGAACGAGCCAAGGGAAATAACCCGAGAATATTATTGGAAATGGAAATGTCTTGGAATCTT ATCAAGGCTTCGTTGAAAGTTATAACACCCAAAGAAGTTAATTTAATGGAATCAGATGAAAAGCTTGACAGACATTTACTAGCTCGAAACATAGCAAGGGGAAGGACTATAATCATGTGGGTGGTTGATGCGCTTCGGATATTGAA aTCATGCTTTGAATGGCAATCAAGGAAAGCCAATATTATATCGCTGATCTGTtggttattattttgttacttttttaaaacctGGATGCTACCATTACTATTATTGTTGCCTTTCTTTATTTACCGACCTCGGACAAAtg gtaaGAAACTATTAACAAAAGAAGAGGAGAATATTCTCAAAGAAAAG GAAGACAAGTCCCTACGTCAAAGAATCCAAGATTTCCAGGAAACGATTCAAACAATTCAAAACTTTGTTGGTAAAGTAGCAAGCCTTGGTGAGAGTATTAAgaa CTTATACAATTTTTCGGTGCCTTTCGTAAGCTTTTTGGCAATTTTCCTCATTTCCATAATTGcgtgtattatgtttttgataccacttcaatacattttaatggTATGGG gtaTCCATAAATTCACAAGAAAAATTTTGAAACCCAACAGAGTACCTCATAGTGAAATCTTAGATTTGCTCTCTAGAGTTCCTGATGATATCACCTTG agtAACTGTCAAGAAATACCACTAGAAGAGATATCGGATGACAATGAATTTTGA
- the LOC111003031 gene encoding serine/threonine-protein kinase RIO1 has protein sequence MSDGQFSDYEEDLPAKVKSVRFSETPTYKIISSDEDDLDSDDYFYDSDDPTQGSRKKNNVNPQAPTNKVTSYQPTEKLFKKYSHRINVDHYEPSNNTQKFIEMNDRKNDSDRIRIKDKHDRATAEQVMDPRTKMILFKLLNRGIINEINGCISTGKEANVYHATSKDGRDFAVKIFKTSILVFKDRDKYVSGEYRFRNGYCRSNPRKMVKTWAEKEMRNLVRLYNAHLNVPEPIILRSHVLVMTFMGENGWPSPKLKDVEISQTTARTLYRDCIFMMWKMFNICKLVHADLSEYNLLYHNGNIVMIDVSQSVEHDHPHAFEFLRKDCTNISDFFRKRGVATLTVKELFDFITDATINEANLEECMEKLSEKAASRNFEEMTAQEQIEEETFKNVYIPKTLTEVINYERDINKAKKGDTADLIYKKIAGFNEDLSTVDKPDILQEDNISESGSGSDSENNEDDDNNETKFKNSARPRDESPNTKKARKKAVKEEQAERRKSKTKKHIKKRRDKGNNKK, from the exons ATGAGTGATGGCCAATTTAGTGACTATGAGGAAGATTTACCTGCTAAGGTTAAATCTGTGCGG ttttcagAAACacctacttataaaattataagttctgACGAGGACGATCTTGATTCAGATGATTACTTTTATGATTCCGATGATCCTACCCAAGGGTcaaggaaaaaaaacaatgttaacCCTCAAGCTCCTACAAATAAAGTAACATCATACCAGCCAACTGAAAaacttttcaaaaaatatagtcaTCGGATTAATGTGGACCACTATGAACCCTCTAACAATACCCAAAAATTCATAGAAATGAATGACAGAAAAAATGACAGTGATAGAATAAGAATAAAAGACAAACATGATCGAGCTACAGCAGAGCAGGTTATGGATCCAAGGACTAAAATGATCCTTTTTAAGCTTCTTAATAGAGGAAtcattaatgaaattaatggTTGTATATCAACAGGAAAAGAAGCAAATGTTTATCATGCTACATCAAAAGATGGCAGAGATTTTGctgttaagatttttaaaacatcaatTCTAGTATTCAAAGACAGGGATAAATATGTTTCAGGAGAATATAGGTTTAGAAATGGTTATTGCCGTTCTAACCCTAGAAAAATGGTAAAAACCTGGGCAGAAAAGGAAATGAGAAACCTAGtcaggctgtataatgcccaTCTAAATGTTCCTGAACCAATAATACTTCGGAGTCATGTATTAGTGATGACATTTATGGGAGAAAATGGCTGGCCATCACCTAAATTAAAAGATGTTGAGATATCACAAACAACAGCGCGTACTCTGTATAgagattgtatttttatgatgtggaaaatgttcaatatatgtaaactaGTTCATGCAGACTTGTCAGAATATAATTTGCTATACCATAATGGCAATATTGTTATGATTGATGTTTCGCAATCTGTAGAACATGATCATCCACATGCTTTTGAATTTTTACGTAAAGATTGTACAAATATATCTGACTTCTTTAGGAAAAGGGGTGTTGCTACATTAACTGTTAAAGAGTTGTTTGACTTTATTACTGATGCAACAATTAATGAGGCCAATTTAGAAGAATGTATGGAAAAATTATCAGAAAAAGCAGCTTCAAGAAACTTTGAAGAGATGACTGCCCAGGAGCAGATTGAGGAAGAAACATTCAAAAATGTGTATATTCCGAAGACGTTAACAGAG GTTATAAACTATGAGCGGGATATAAATAAAGCTAAAAAAGGTGATACAGCAGACttaatatacaagaaaatagcTGGTTTCAATGAAGACTTAAGTACTGTTGATAAACCAGACATCTTGCAAGAGGACAACATTTCTGAGAGTGGATCAGGAAGTGATTCTGAAAACAATGAAGATGATGATAATAATG aaacaaaatttaagaattcaGCTAGACCGAGAGATGAGTCACCTAACACTAAGAAAGCTCGAAAGAAGGCTGTCAAAGAGGAGCAAGCAGAAAGGAGGAAAtctaaaacaaagaaacataTTAAGAAGAGGCGAGATAagggaaataataaaaaataa